The DNA window CAGTCCACAACATACCTTCAAGAAGTGGCACCTGCCACGTGAAAATGTTTCTCTTGCTGTTAACTTCTGGATGTAGGAGGCTGAGGGTGCTGGTGTTTTGGCTCCCACAGCCTTGGGTTAGGCGAGCCTACTCCCCAAGGTGAGTGTTACTGAGAACACAATGGTGTTTTCTGAAACGTGTCCGTgtgtcacagaaaaggaaatgcgGCCCCCAAGGCTCTGGCCGATGGCAGGTGATGCATGTTAGGAGGTCAAATGCTGACACTGGCCGGATACTTTAGGAACAACGATGGCTAGTTCCCTGCCCGGGTGGTGTGACTGAACTGGCTGTCTGAAGAGGGGATGGTTGGCACTGGGACGGCTAATCTGGGGGCTTGCCCTGGAACTGCACTCACGGTCATCGAGCCGTTGGGGACAGCAGTTGTGTTCAAGCTGCTGGGGATCTCGCCAGTagcctgtattttaaaatagaccAAATAAAACACTGGTAAAACAATTCCAATTAGAAGCATGATAAAAACAGCATTCCACCACTGAATCCCACAGTCTGCACCGTTTGTTGGTGTCTTCGGAGGTGCTGGAAGCAGCGGCTGACTGGAGGTCTCTCCACAgcaactttcatttaaaaagatttctgaCTGCACGGCGCGCTCAATATTCTGGTCAATGCCCTTAAAGAAATCCGTCAGTGGGCTGGACAGGGCACTGGCGCCTACAGCTGCCCTGTCTGGGTCTGGCAGCTCCTCGAAGGTCACTCTAGTCTCTGAGGATGGGCTTGGGACCGGTCTGAGTTCTTTGTGGGTCTCTGTTAGGATCCCATGATTTTTCACTGGGATCTTAATAGATTTCAAAGCATATAAATCTTGTTCTCTGATGAAGTTGTTGACTTTCTTGATATCTGCGACCTAGGGAAGTCATGAAGACAAACATCATGAACTATGTAAACTCCTTAGAACTAATATCCAAAAAGTAGCTCTTTCCAAAAGAGGATCCAAGCCCACCCCCCCTTTAGGACCCTGATGAATATTGGAAAACTGCACCAGCACACATAATGAGTTTAGGCTGAATAACTGTTTTTTTCGCTTTAACTCAGCCTTATCACAGTTCCGAGCAGATTTACAAGTGTGAATAACGTATAATCGGTTTTTGGAAaagcattttttgtttgtgtacAGTGTGACTGCAACAAAATGTTTTTAGGTGAAACCCAGTCATGGTACTAAAAATGCTATAGTAGCCCTTTCTACTTCTTCTAACTTCTGAGGCAACAATGCCCCCGTCTGGCTGACTTCCCTCCCACATCAGAAGCCAGTACAGTAGCTGATTACATTAGCGATCGCCAAACCAAACCTCAGCCAGCTTGACGCTCAGAACCGACTTTaactgtaattttgttttaagaGGTAAGTCCTCATGATTCTACCATGTTTTCATGCCCAGAAGTACTATATGGTATATaaacttattttgtaaataaaagcaaTCGAGAGTTAATTCACTTTGAGGGTTTCCTAACACTTATGATATTTAGTAACATGTAGGGAATCACACGGATCTAGCTGGAAAGTACGGACTGAAATCTCCTATTCAATATTAGGACTCCAGGAGAAGAGGCAACACTGTGGGTTTCACAAAGTAACAAAGAGCAAGATAGCTGGAAAGTACGGACTGAAATCTCCTATTCAATATTAGGACTCCAGGAGAAGAGGCAACACTGTGGGTTTCACAAAGTAACAAAGAGCAAGACAAATCTTAAGAGAGGGGTGGTGCAAAATTTAAGTCAAACCCTCCCTTAAGCTAATGTTTGGAACTTAATGAAAGTGTCAGAGATGGACTTTAAGGTTTTAACTCCTAAGTCCACTTTAACTAGAGTGTAACTACGGCCAACAGACCTTTAGACAGCACCTTTTTCAAATCAATCATCTCCATTATTTTACTCATTAAGCAATTGTTTTTATCATCTAGTTGAAATGGGGCCCTGGACATGTTTAATTTACCATGTCCTGAAACTAAAGCATAAGGTGCTTGAGACCTTTTTGTCTTTGCCCTTCATAAACTAAACaccaaaatttatttactttcaataGGAAAACTGATTCCTTATTGGAGGCATTATATGTACAGTCTTCATGGCTTAATTAAGCCCACTTTTCTAAGAAGCCCACTGCATCCACTCAGATCTTTGTAGGGTAGGATTCATTTGCGGCCCATGTTCAATAAACCATACAGTATGCCTACTAGAAGCTGGTTAGAGAGTCAAATATAAATCTCAGTACAATTGAGAGACCACTATGTGTCCCTAGGAGGTCAGCCTGTGTATTTCCTCTGGGAAATACCACAATATCCTATACAATGTGTTTAGCCATTTGAACCTCGTTAGATAAACAACAAGACactttaaggaagaaaagatttttaaaacaaattggtTAGACAGGCTTAGAGGAGGCCATAGAAAGTTATAACACAGTGTtattagcaaaatgaaataaaaagtttcaatCTAGGAGAAAATGCAGCAATTCTATAAATACTTTCCTACTTACTTTGCCATGTTAATCACTCTGAATgctaaaaacataattaaagagAGAAACAGGGTTATACAGATACACAGCGCACACAGGCTAGATCATGCAGTTCTAAAACAGAGAACGTCAAACTTGACCAATCCAATAGGCTGCAACCAGCAAGAAAGGGTCAGAAAAAGAGAagtagccaaaaacaaaaaaacaaaaaaacaaaaaaacaaaaaaaaacaatcctaccAAACAAATCTTGGATAAATTCTGCATGGCATCTTTGGCCCTGGCAGGTCTTAAACAAAATATGctcaaaagaaaaactatataaaaaaggTTTCCGAAAATActtggagggacagggagagaagtgCTCTGCAGAGAGAGAACTGGCCCAACACCTGAGATTCCTAACCCTCACTTTTTATGACCCCAAGGTTCAGAACTCAAAGTGCGTCACCTGCGTTCCATCTCGGGCCAGATGGGAAACCCCTTCACCAATACCACAGGCCTCTGGACACCACcccaggcggggggggggggggggtcaggaagGGGCAGCAAGGGCCCCCACCCTTCAGTGAGGTCCTCTGTTCCTCTAACTACACAGGAGCCACCTTCACCCGTGGGGTTTCTTACTTTGCAGCCATACTGAAGAGCGAGCTTGTTGAGGCTGTCCTCCTGGGCCAGTTCCCGCTGAAGCAGCACCACGTCCCCCGCTCCTGgctggtgagggtggggggcaccCTTCTTCTGGCGCTCCTTGCCCCGGGGCCGCAGAGCCACGCGGTGGGACTCTTCCTCAGAGGAGTCCCCTGAGTCCCCACCACCGTTCTCAAACATGTAAACGTGGCTGGTCGGAGTCCTACAGACAATGGCTGGGCCTTGGAAGGTCTTGGTTAACACTtccttctgcctcattttcttaACTGAAAACCAAACCCCAGGGTTAATTCCACACAAGGCACATCCATTCCTCTTGCGGCTACAGTACAGGTAAAGGACTTATTGCTAGAGAGATTACTCCCGTCTCCTTCCACTATAAATACTCGGCATATACCGTCAGTACAAAAAGGATGTGTTTTACGCTAGCTCAGATGGAGGGTGAGGGACAGGTAATTGCCTAATTGCACACTTTCTgcatagaaaatgaaaagaatcgcggggcacctgggtggctcagtcggttaggggtctgacttcagctcaggtcatgatcttgaggtctgtgagttcgagccccgtgtcgggctctgtgctgacagctcagagcctgcagcctgcttccattctctgtttccttctcgctctctgcccctcccccgctcatgctgtttctctctctcaaaaataaaaaaaagaataaaataaaaaaagaatccttctttccctcttattCCTCATCCAGAGCCGTGTCTCCCCAAAACccatacagataaagaaacttcCATTTGGGTGTCAGAGGAGTAGAGAAGCTACCAAgatccgcccccctcccccccccccccaacaagcaGAGAGGTTCCCACCCTCCCTGTTCTGTGAATCTTAACTCGGAACTTTGGACAAAACAATTCTTGTTCATTACTTTACACATTCCAAAGTATCCTCACCAAGAAGGTCAAGACTTAGGGCTCTTGCTTATGAGATCTAGGAGAGCACAATACTCTCGATTTCAAGTGTTGAAAGCTTGAATTACACAGTATGCGGGGCAAGTTGGGGAGAAAATCCTTGTCGAGCTAAGAAATTCGTCCAGTTTCTCGCAGGTCCCTCTGCCTTCATTACATCCCAcgtctggtttttattttcaccTCCTGCCAAGTGCCAAAGCCACActaccccctctcccctccccaaactgTCCGAATGAGGTTCCAGACACGAAATCTCAAACACGGGGAATGACAGCCTCCGAAAGAGCTGGCATCAGAGCCCGGGGGAGGGGCCTTCGGGGACAGCCGGTGGCCCCCCCGCGGCCGTGCCGCCCACCCCCTCCAACGCGCACCCTACAGACCCACGGGCCCGGAGGAGGGAGGCGGCGGGCGCCTGAGGACCGGCCGGCCACCCCGTCAGAGCTCGGGGCCTGCGAGGGGCCCCGGCTgctcccaggcctcagtttccctcagcGCTCCTTCCGTGCCAGGAGGGCGGTCCCCAAACCGGCGCTGACAAAAACAAAACGGGGCGCGGCCCGCTCCTAGGCTTAGATGGGCGGGACCCCAACATTCCCCAAAGACACGACCTCCGACCTCTGCCCTCCAACCCCGAACAACTTCCAGCCAGCCTCCGACGGTGGTGGTCACTGCCCCTCCAGAGGCAGGAAGCTGGCCCACCCGCGAGCCGACCAGCTGGGCGAAGCAGCCGCGCCACTGAGGGCCCGTGCTGTCCCCCACCCAGGACCGCAGCCCCTCCTGCAAACCCCGGTACCTCAGCGCCGGGGATCCGCCGAgactcgccgccgccgccgccgtacCTGCTGATTGGCTGAGAAAATCAGCAGGTCTCCAGGGGGCGGGGACGGCGAGACAGCCAATGAAATCAGCGCCGCGCAAGCTCTGGAATGAGCTGCGTTGAGCTAAGTCGGTACCGGAAGCTcagcccgggggcggggcctgggcggggcggggctccAGCTGTCCGACACGACTCTGGCCCCGCCCTCCTGCCTGCCACGGCGGCACCAGCTGGTCCTAGCTGCAGGTTTTGCTTCCGCTGTAGGCTGTAAGACCCCTTACCACCCTCTCCCGGTCCTCTGCTgaccctcagcttcctcacctgtagaAGAGGCCTGTGTGTCAATGTTGTTTAACGAGGGGGTGGATTCCCAGGAGAGCGGGTGTCCCCTGCTGAGGCCTCCCGCTGCGAAGCGGCTCCTCTGGGCTGGAAGGACCCGGGGTCTCCACATCTTGAGTCCTTACCACCACAGGAGGCGTTTGCCCCCGCCCGCTCAGGAAGACACAAAGTCCACCAAAGTAAAACACAGAACCTCGACAACACGGACCAAAACAACACCATTTACCCAATGTCAATGGTGAAGGACTCCTTAAGCCTAATAGTGATGGGTGAACACTCTCATGCACGAAAGCACAAAGGTTTAAAACTTCAaccccccaaaaggaaaccaaaattaaaaatcagaccGTAACCAGGGGTAAATAATTGCAACATACACCACAGAAGATTAATATCCTTAACTGAGACAAACCTCATCGAATTAATGAGAAAGTCATGAAGAGCCCAGTAGATAAATGGGTGGGGACAATTCACCAAAGAATACAAATGATTaatagggaagaaaaatgaaacctcAGTAGCAATCAAATTAAACTACAAAGCAaaaggatgaaaacaaaaatatctctcCCTTTTTAGGCTTTCCATCCTAgtcaaaataaaagtgaaattccTTATCTTGGGAGACAAAGCCCAGGATGATGTGAGGGCTTCAGTCCATTCTCTGccatttactcattctttttagcccctctccctttttctgctggATTTGAAACACCCAGATCTCCCACCCCTGGCCCTTCACAGGAATGTCCTTCTTTCAGCTGCTGGTATGGTTGGACTTTCTGACCCCCAGGCCTCAGATTAGTCACTTTCTCAGCAGAGCCCTCCCTGTTCCCCCATATACCAAGGCTCTCCCTCCATTTACTTGTTAATTGCCAGTTAATTTACTTGTTTAATTGCCAGAATCCTCCTGTCCCTAATTATCACCTGTTGCTCACCACAACCTGTGTCCAATTCAAAGCCTACACTCAGTAAAGACTGGTTCAACAGGAGAACCATTAAGTGACTTGACCTGGGCTACACAGGAGCTACACAGGAGGGCAGTGGCAGCAGCAAAATTCAAATCCTAATGTGTCTGACTCCAAAAGCCCAGCTGGCAGCCACAGCTGTACTCCTGGCCCAGAGGGCTTGGTCATGGCCCGGTGGATTTGGCAAGTCTAGGTATCAGAATCTAAGAGTGTGATTACCGGAGAGAGAAGTCAGAGCAGAATCTGCAAAGCTGAATTAACATAGCCACTCCCTGATCAGTTACACGTGTTTCTTTCCTTCAGCATgtctaataaaaaacaaatccaaaccCCACTcccaacctccctccccccccaaatccaGGTTCAAGagagattttatttgaaaagattattgcaaagggagaaggagattGTTGCAGGAGGGAGAACCCTCTGATTATAAGGTCTGTAAGCATCTCAGGAGTTAGGCAGAAAAGGGCTTTTCTTTTATAGAGAGAGATGAACAAGGCTAGAAGGAGCCAGGTGCAAGGAAGTAGAATAAAAGGGTGGCAGAATTGGGTATTAGACATGAAAACATTCTCCCCGAGGCCAGCCTATTCTCGAGAGGGATTGTATGCTGGCTCAGGCTGAATGTGGGCTAAAGTCCATTCGGGCACCTGGATGAAGGAGAGAGGCTTAATGGAATTTCAGTTAACAAGCATTTTGTTCTGATTGATCAGAGGGGACAAGGGGCTCAGCTAATCATTTATGaggcaaagaaacagaatttaaaggGTCTGTGTCTCACCTTGTCACAGGTAAACAAGGATGGCATCCATGAATCTTAATTTAAGTCGTATGGGGAAAGAAGGGTTCTTTGCAATAAGCCGTTTTCCAAAACACaatgggtgggtggggatggggagatcTTAACCTTCGCTGTTTTCCAGGAGCACACGGTGTGGTGAAGTCAAGCTTCTGTCTGTGGATCTATCTCCCCATCTCAAGCCCTGGAGCACAGTGGTGAGTAAAGCTCTGCAGCCTCTCATGGGGCTTACACTTCTAAAGATGAGCCACAACAAAGACATACTTAGAAAGAGCATGACAGATTATGCTAGatccttgaaaaaagaaaaactaggtcATATGCGTTAACGAAAATTACCCAAACTTCATAAAGGCCAAAGGATGGTTGTGTGTTCTTCCAGTATCACGCTGGAGCTTGGGTAGTGAGTCTGCCCAAGAATAATCTGATTCTCTAAAGCAGCAGTTCTCAAAAATGTGGTCCATCTGATCCGGGGGACCCCCGAGACCTTCTCACTGGGTCTATGAGGTCAAAACTATCTTCATAGCAATGccaacattattttccttttctacttcatTCTCTGTTGATAGACAAGTAATTTAGCTAACATATATTGAGTCCATACTGGATATAAGGCCACACAACACTCCTGCCAGGTAAGTATTATTACAATCCCCAAATTACAGATGGACAAACTGAGTGCAACAGAAATCGCAAGATGCCTACCCGATACCCATTCTAGCCTTTTGCTTCGGAAAAGAACCCCAATATTATTTGGGGCAGCAATGTGCCACGCTGACAGCTTCTTGCAGTGGGGTGTGACTGTGAAGAAGTTTCAGACAATGGA is part of the Neofelis nebulosa isolate mNeoNeb1 chromosome 7, mNeoNeb1.pri, whole genome shotgun sequence genome and encodes:
- the LYSMD4 gene encoding lysM and putative peptidoglycan-binding domain-containing protein 4, giving the protein MRQKEVLTKTFQGPAIVCRTPTSHVYMFENGGGDSGDSSEEESHRVALRPRGKERQKKGAPHPHQPGAGDVVLLQRELAQEDSLNKLALQYGCKVADIKKVNNFIREQDLYALKSIKIPVKNHGILTETHKELRPVPSPSSETRVTFEELPDPDRAAVGASALSSPLTDFFKGIDQNIERAVQSEIFLNESCCGETSSQPLLPAPPKTPTNGADCGIQWWNAVFIMLLIGIVLPVFYLVYFKIQATGEIPSSLNTTAVPNGSMTVSAVPGQAPRLAVPVPTIPSSDSQFSHTTRAGN